The DNA region AGCCGAAGCTATCTCGTCGGTCATTTTTTCCTGTTCGGTTATAGCATTTATGACTTCCTCTTTGCGCTTTTCCAGATTGCGCAGATAGGTCAGTCTGTCATAAAGTTCACGTATCACCTGATCGTCAAGTGAGCCCGTTACTTCTTTACGGTAACGTGCTATAAAGGGTATAGTCTTGTCATCATCAAGGAGAGCAACAGTGTTATCCACCTGCTCCTGTCTTAAATTAAATTCCTGTGCAAGGACTTTATTAATATCCATATTTACTTTCCTTTCCCCGCGTTTGAAACGTGCGGTATTTTAATATTATATCATAAAATGAGCAAATTGTAAAGCTGTAGTCAGACAAATTCTCGAAGTCTCCGCAAAAAAGCCCGAAAAAGGGACGTTTCCTCTTTCGGGCAGTTCTCACTTTATCAGTGCCAGAGCGGCATTTTTGTAGTTCTCATCTTCGGTGACTTCCTTTATCACCTTGATAAAATCAGGGAAAACTATCTCGGTGTTCTCGTCACTAAGTTCTATCTCCGCAATAGCCTTATCGTCCCAGAAGGGATATACATCTATCTCGTAGTACAGGTTATTTTCCGAAAGACAGTACCTGGTCTTTCTTATCTGCCTGCGTGAAGTGTCTGCATCCATAAGTAATGCGAGATATTCCTCCTGTGTCAGCCTGCGCTCTATCTCAACACGCTTCATATCCGAAATCTTTTTCTTCCTTGTGAGATAGTAAACGAAACTTCCCTCTGTGCCGCGCTGGCGCACCCTTACTTCGTCACCGTTATCCGACTTCAGATAGGTCTGTATTATCTCGACCCGCGAACAGTTGGGCAACGCTTCCAGCTTAACTGTATCGGGATATTCTATCAGGAATTTCCTCTCTATCTCCAGAGGTTCAGGCTCGCCAAGGAACGAAGCTATCTCCGACATAAGACGCTGCATCTTTCCCTCAAAATCGGTGGAATTATCTATTACCCTGAGGTGTGGATGCCCGGTCCATGAAGCTATGAGTTTCTCGTCTATCTCACGCGCCTGCTCGGGCGTTTCAGTTCTCGCCGAATTATTCGACAGAGTATAGAACTTCTCCGCACCCTTAGCCGCAGTTACCAGATGGAATACCGCATCGTAGTTGTCACGGAGCTCAACCTCTTTCATGCCGATGCTGTCAAGCACCTCGGTGAATTCTTCTTTAGACATATAAGCCTTATTGTCAAGAGCGCCCCTGTCGCAAACGATAAGATATTTATCCTTGCCCATAGTCGAAGCCGCCCGCTGAAATACTCTTTCCTTTTCAAGCTGCAAAGCAAACAGACACTTCTGAAAATCCACATTGCTGCCGCAAGTCCATGGCGCAACACCGCCGCCTATCAGCTCGCTGGCAGTTTCGGGTACAAATAGCACCGTATAGCCCAGCTTGTCGAACTCTTTCATTATACGGCTCATAGCCGTTGATTTTCCACCGCATGGTCCGCCCGTGATCACGATTTTTACTATCTCCATACCCAGTCCTCCCGACGATATCTCGCACAGCGGAAGTGCCGCTCATGCACTTATATTATAAAACACCGCCGTACAAAAGTCAATAGTTACGGTACTGCTTTCGTGCGATATATGCGGTTGTTTTATATGGACGTACTACGGTATCAGGTCGCCCCTCTCTCCGTTCGGGTCGAGAAATCAACGAGCGTTCCGCCGTTGATTTCGGACGCGGCAATATTTTTACGCACAAAGTTTGAGCGTGGACATTGATTTTTGTCCACGCTCGGGATTTTGTTATTGCCACGCCCTAATGACCGGAAGTTTGTTTTGCTATTTATTGCTTTGTTGCTTCGTCGCCTTTGCGCCTTGACCGAGAGGCTCTGCCTCTCGAGCTCTCTGCAAGCTTTTCGTGAAAAGCTTGACCAAAAGCTTGCTTCCTTGGCATTCTATCCTAAGCCCTGCTACCTCACCGCCCTGCCAATAATTATGAATTATGAATTATGAATTGTGAATTAAACACCACCGGCTGTATCTGAACGCCTTTCAGTGCCATTTCAACAGTATCGGGCAGAAGCGAAAGGTCAGCCACCATTGATGCAGGTTTCTTCACAATATCGTCCTGCGCGTAGGGCACAAAATAGTAGTTGCGGTAATTCTGCAATATGCCGATGTTTTTTGCACAAGCTCCAAGAGCATCATTTGTCGATATTGCTACCACAACAGGCAGACCGCTCCGCAGATGGCTTTTCACAGCCATGGTCAGCGGAGTATCGGTTATACCCACCGCCAGTTTCGCCGCCGAATTAGCTGTACAAGGCGCAACTACCATCACATCGCACATTCTTTTCGGACCTATCGGTTCGGCGTCCTCGATGGTCTTTATGACATTTCTGCCTGTTATTTCTTCAAATCGCCCGATATTATCTTTTGCTTTACCGAATCGGGTATCCACCCCCGCGGCATTGTATGACATTATCGGCAGAAGCTCTGCGCCCATATCCCTGAGCTTTTCAGCCGCTTTAAAGCTTTTCTCAAATGTACAGAAAGACCCTGCCAAAGCATAGCCTATCCTGACACCTTTCAGTTTGTTTTCTGTCGGCAATTTGTTATCCCCCTCTCATCTGTTATCTCCCTTATTGTTTCTGCAATGAGTCTGCCTGCCGCCGCAGGTGCTACTTTTCCCGGAAGTGCAAGAGCGTGTATCGCGTTTATCTCCATTCTTTTTGCCGCCGCGAAGTCCGTCCCGCCGGGCTTTGAAGCCAGATCTATCACAAGACACCCCGTCTTTGCCGCTTTCAATACCTCTTCTGTCAATATCATCGCAGGAACTGTATTTATAATAGTATCGAACCTTCCGATGTTATCCGCCAGTTCCGACATGGAGAAAGTTTCAAATCCCTCTGTCCACGCCTGTGCAAGCACATCTGGTCGCCTTACGGCAACAGTACACTCTGCACCCACCGCCTTGAACAGCCGCCCGCAGCACTTTCCTGTTCTGCCGAAGCCCAGGATAAGCACTTTACTTCCAAAAACCGTTTCTGCGCTGTTTCCCATAGCTATCATCAGTGCACCCTCTGCCGTGGGGATACTGTTTTTTACAGCCAGACTTTCCCGCTTGAAGTAGTCCTCTGTTTTCAGACCCATTTCTGCGAACAGCTTTTCCTGTTCGGCTGAAATCTTGCCGCCAAGTACAAGTCCGCCCGCTTTCACCTGTGAAGCCAGCCTTTCGAGACTTATCTTTTCCCCGCCGATATCAAGGCTGTCACCGCCCGATAAGACCGGCAGTACAAGAATATCAGCCTTTTCGGGCATATCCTCCGCAGATGATATGTTTTTAACTTCATCAGCACCATCTATACCCAGCGCATAGACATCACCCAATGCGCACAAACTCTCACACATATATACCTGCCGCAGGTCTCCGCCCGCGCATAAAAACACTGCTTTATCCATGCCGCGACCTCCCGTTCTTTACTGTATTTTATAGTATGCTGTTAGTAACATCAGTGTGAATGAGTACAAAAAAGCACCCCCGTGTAAACAGGAGTGCTTTGATATGTACTTAGTTTTTACCTTCGCAAATGATACCTGCCAGCCCCCAATCAGAGGATACCTGATAGATGATAAGCAGACCATCGCTGTCCTTATAGAACATATTAGTGAAAGCTGTGCCGTACTGATCGCTTGAACCCTCGTGAACAGGTTCACCGTAAGCCGCCTTGATATCAGCAACAGATGCACCCCAGGTAAGCCCCTTATAGAGTTTTAGTGAAGGCTTATCGCCGCCCTCATCCCTGGTTTTTATAAACTGAACTACCTTATCCGAAACTACTATGTCATAATCAGGATAGAGGGTATTCTTATAATCTTTACTTGAACGTCCCTTGTCCTCCCAGCCGGAAGGTACAGTAACAGCAGAATCAAGGATATTTGCGTTATCATAAGTCATGCCGTCAAAGGAAAACTGCTGATAGCTTGTAAGATCAGCCGCCGCGGGCGCATTTGCCTCGGGCTTGGTAGTTGTGCCTGCTTCGGCGGTCGAAGATGTATCTTCCAGAGTTGGATCTATGTCTATATCGATACCGGAATAAGCTGTTATGTCAGGGATCTCAGCTTCGATGCTGGCTATCATGGCATCAAGATCAAAATCATCGGGAGAGGTGGTGACAGCAGAAGCTTCACTGCTTTCGGTATCCTCTTTGACTTCTGATTCAACGGATTCCTCTGCCGCGCTTTCCCCGCCTGCGGTCTCCTCTGAGGATTCTTCTGCTGCTGTGGAAGAAGTCTTTTCCTTTACATCAGCTTTTGAAGCGTCTCCTGTTTCGGGTGAAGAACAGCCTGCCATAGTCAGCACCATCATAACAGCCGCCAGACCTGCCGATATCATTTTTAAATTTTTCTTAGAATTGAACATAGTGGTTTTCCTTTCTTTTACACATACTTAATTAACCGAGATTTAAGCATCGGTTTCAACAGAGAATATTATGACATATGAATGTGATAATTTTAAGTAAACAAAATAATAATTTTTTCACTTACAAAAAATCCCCCGAGATCCTAAGACCTCGGGGGATATATCGTTGCAATTAATTGGGATTAGCCCAGTTCTGCAAAGTACTTGATAGTTCTTACCATCTGAGATGTGTAAGAATTCTCGTTGTCGTACCAAGAAACAACCTGTACCTCGAAGAGGTCATCAGCGATCTTGGAAACCATTGTCTGAGTAGCATCGAACAGAGAACCGAATCTCATGCCGATAACGTCAGAAGAAACGATAGGATCGGTGTTGTAACCGAAGCTCTCGGAAGCAGCAGCCTTCATAGCAGCGTTGATACCGTCAACAGTAACGTCAGCCTTCTTAACAACTGCAGTCAGGATAGTTGTAGAACCTGTAGGAACAGGAACTCTCTGTGCAGAACCGATCAGCTTGCCGTTCAGTTCAGGGATAACCAGACCGATAGCCTTAGCAGCACCAGTGCTGTTAGGAACGATGTTAGCAGCGCCAGCTCTAGCTCTTCTCATATCGCCCTTTCTGTGAGGACCATCGAGGATCATCTGATCGCCTGTGTAAGCGTGGATTGTGCTCATGATACCGCTCTGGATAGGAGCATAGTCGTTCAGAGCCTTAGCCATAGGTGCGAGGCAGTTAGTTGTGCAGGATGCAGCAGAAATGATCTTGTCATCCTTAGTCAGAGTCTTCTCGTTAACAGAGAAAACGATTGTAGGCAGATCGTTGCCAGCAGGAGCAGAGATAACTACCTTCTTAGCGCCAGCATCGATGTGAGCCTGGCTCTTAGCCTTTGAGCAGTAGAAACCTGTGCACTCCAGAACAACGTCAACGCCCAGCTCGCCCCAAGGCAGCTCAGCAGCGTTAGCCTTTGCATAGATCTGAAGAGTCTTGCCATCAACTGTTATGGTGTTTGCCTCATCATCAGCGGAAACAGTGTGAGTGTTCTCACCAATTCTACCGCAGTAACCACCCTGTGCAGTATCGAACTTCAGCAGGTTAGCCAGCATGGAGGGCTTAGTCAGGTCGTTGATTGCAACGACTTCATAACCCTCTGCACCGAACATCTGTCTGAAAGCCAGACGGCCGATACGACCAAAACCATTAATTGCAACTTTTACATTTGCCATTGTATTGTACCTCCTAGAAAAAAATTTCTGAATCTATTATACACCATATCAGATTTTTTTTCAAGTCTTTTTCAGAAAAAACTTATTATTTTTTACATCTTTTCCCGATTTTTTCCCATTCCTTGGCTTTTTTCGGTACAGCATACAAAATTCGCATGGTACATATTACTTTTCACATCGTGGTAATTTAATTTTTTATATAGTTGTTTTATGTATTTGATGTGTAGATAGTATGTAACTGCACTTTTATTATTACGCTGATCTGACTTTTTTGCAACATGGTTATCCCTTTAACACACCACAGATAATTTACAATGCTTTCCAAATAAACGGACCTCAAAAGCCGGGAAATATAGTATAATAGTGACAGAAACCGAAAGGAGCTGTCGCTATGTCAAAAAGATTTCCGAAACCTGAGATCACACTTGATGGGATATACTCAAAGTTCGCAGCTGAAAGCTTTTGCAAGGATTTTCTGCTTGATATCCGCTTTGAAAAGGGCTTTGCCTGCCCGTTTTGCGGTGGCTCTGAGTACCGCAGGATAAGGTCACGTCATCTGCTGCGCTGCAAGTTATGTAAAGCAGATATTTCCGCCACAAACGGAACTTTTATGCACAGAACACATATTCCGCTCAGACTGTGGATAATCACCGCATTCCTCGTTATGAGCAACAAATGCAGCGTGTCCGCTGTTACTCTCATGAGAACTCTTGGCGTGACTTACAAGACTGCCTGGTACATCCTTCATCGCATCAGAAAAGCCATGAAATGCCGTGAAGAACGCTATTTGCTCGACGGGATCGTTGAACTTGATGACACGTATCTCGGTGCTCCGACTCACGGTAAAAAGTGTGGTAGAGGAACTGAAAAAGTCAAGATGATCGTAGCTTTATCAAAGAACGCAGCAGGAAATCCCGAGTACGTTAAAATGAGCGATGTGCCGAATTTAAAGGGTATAACTGTGGGTAGATTTGCCAGGGATAATATCCGCGCAGGTTCTAAGATCGAGAGTGATAATGCCCGAAGTTACAAGAAGCCGCTGGCACAGAAATACTTCCATATTTTTGAGACATATGATCCGACAAGCGGTCAGCTGAATTGGATGCATAAAGTTATATCAAACTTCAAAGCAATGATCATGGGAACTTACCACGGAAACGAAAAGATCCACACAGCGTTATATGCTGCCGAATACTGTTACAAATTCAACCGTCGCAAGCTGGAAAACAGTGCGTATTTAAGGCTTTTGGCTGCTTTGGTGCAGTGATCTTACTTGTGGTGTGTTAAGGGGATAACCATATTTTTGCAATGCTTATTTACGATGTACTGCGGTATCAGGTCGCACCTTGAGTTGAGGGCTCTGCCCTCAACAGTCTGCTTTGCTGATTGTGGCTCCCCGCAAGCTTTTCGCGAAAAGCTTGACCAAAAGCTCTTCTCTTTGGTATTCGTTACACAAAAAGCGGACAGCACAACGTACTATCCGCTCATGTAAACAATTATGAATTAATGCACACACTAACGCTTCGCTTTTAGTGTTATGAATTATGAATTATACAGGGTGTACCTTATTGGCAGCGTCGGAATGTGCGCCGTCAACGCCGTACTTCTTGTCGCGTCTGTCCTTGAAGAACTTGGGAGCTACCTTCGGGAACATAGCGTAGGTCAGGATATCCTCCTCCTGCTCTGTCCACTCAGCGCATTCCTTCTTCATTGTCTCGAACTCGGGCTGCAGGAGATCTGCGGGACGGCAGTCGATAGGTTCTTCGCTGCCCAGTATCTTCTTGCGGAATTCAGGATCAATAGCCACAGGAGTCTTGCCGTATTCGCCCTTTACAAGGCCCTTGAACTCCTTGGTAACGGTCTTGTATCTCTCGCCCATGATAACATTGAACACAGCCTGTGTACCAACGATCTGGGAAGTAGGTGTAACGAGGGGCGGGAAGCCTGAATCCTTACGTACCTTAGGAACTTCCTTCAGAACGTCTTCAAGCTGATCTGCCTTGCCTGCCTGCTTCAGCTGGCTGAGCAGGTTGGAGAGCATTCCGCCGGGAACCTGATACAGAAGTGCATTTGTATTTGTAGCCAGCATGGAAGGATCCAGCAGACCATTGTCGATGTACTTCTTTCTAAGACCCATGAAATAATCTCTTACTTCGTTCAGCTTGACAAGGTCAAGACCTGTGTCGTACTCTGTGCCCTGGAATGTAGCCACGATAGACTCGGTAGGAGCGTGGGAAGTACCCAGTGCGAGAGGAGACATAGCGGTATCAACTGCGTCAACACCAGCCTCAACTGCCTTCAAGATACACATGGAAGCCAGACCTGAGGTGTAGTGAGTGTGGAGCTGTACAGGGATATCAACAACAGACTTGATATCTCTTACCAGTGTTTCAGCCTCGTAAGGAGTGAGCAGTGCAGCCATATCCTTGATACAGATGGAGTCAGCACCGGCTTCCTGGATACGCTTAGCGTAATCCATATAATACTGGTGAGTGAAAACTTCACCCAGAGTATAAGAGATAGCGACCTGAGCGTGACCCTTCTCCTTATTGGCAGCCTTGATAGCTGTCTGGAGATTTCTGATATCGTTCAGTGCGTCGAATATTCTTATGATATCGATACCGTTAGCGATAGACTTCTGAACAAAGTACTCTACCAGGTCATCGGCATAGTGACGGTAACCCAGCATATTCTGTCCTCTGAACAGCATCTGGAGCTTGGTATTGGGCATTTCCTTTCTGAGTGTCCTCAGTCTCTCCCAAGGATCCTCATTCAGAAAACGTATGCAGGAATCAAATGTAGCACCGCCCCAGCATTCAGCGGAATAGAAACCGATCTTGTCCATTGTGGAGAGGATAGGCTTCATATCGTCCATAG from Ruminococcus albus AD2013 includes:
- a CDS encoding AAA family ATPase, encoding MEIVKIVITGGPCGGKSTAMSRIMKEFDKLGYTVLFVPETASELIGGGVAPWTCGSNVDFQKCLFALQLEKERVFQRAASTMGKDKYLIVCDRGALDNKAYMSKEEFTEVLDSIGMKEVELRDNYDAVFHLVTAAKGAEKFYTLSNNSARTETPEQAREIDEKLIASWTGHPHLRVIDNSTDFEGKMQRLMSEIASFLGEPEPLEIERKFLIEYPDTVKLEALPNCSRVEIIQTYLKSDNGDEVRVRQRGTEGSFVYYLTRKKKISDMKRVEIERRLTQEEYLALLMDADTSRRQIRKTRYCLSENNLYYEIDVYPFWDDKAIAEIELSDENTEIVFPDFIKVIKEVTEDENYKNAALALIK
- a CDS encoding dipicolinate synthase subunit B, with amino-acid sequence MPTENKLKGVRIGYALAGSFCTFEKSFKAAEKLRDMGAELLPIMSYNAAGVDTRFGKAKDNIGRFEEITGRNVIKTIEDAEPIGPKRMCDVMVVAPCTANSAAKLAVGITDTPLTMAVKSHLRSGLPVVVAISTNDALGACAKNIGILQNYRNYYFVPYAQDDIVKKPASMVADLSLLPDTVEMALKGVQIQPVVFNSQFIIHNS
- the dpsA gene encoding dipicolinate synthase subunit DpsA → MDKAVFLCAGGDLRQVYMCESLCALGDVYALGIDGADEVKNISSAEDMPEKADILVLPVLSGGDSLDIGGEKISLERLASQVKAGGLVLGGKISAEQEKLFAEMGLKTEDYFKRESLAVKNSIPTAEGALMIAMGNSAETVFGSKVLILGFGRTGKCCGRLFKAVGAECTVAVRRPDVLAQAWTEGFETFSMSELADNIGRFDTIINTVPAMILTEEVLKAAKTGCLVIDLASKPGGTDFAAAKRMEINAIHALALPGKVAPAAAGRLIAETIREITDERGITNCRQKTN
- the gap gene encoding type I glyceraldehyde-3-phosphate dehydrogenase — its product is MANVKVAINGFGRIGRLAFRQMFGAEGYEVVAINDLTKPSMLANLLKFDTAQGGYCGRIGENTHTVSADDEANTITVDGKTLQIYAKANAAELPWGELGVDVVLECTGFYCSKAKSQAHIDAGAKKVVISAPAGNDLPTIVFSVNEKTLTKDDKIISAASCTTNCLAPMAKALNDYAPIQSGIMSTIHAYTGDQMILDGPHRKGDMRRARAGAANIVPNSTGAAKAIGLVIPELNGKLIGSAQRVPVPTGSTTILTAVVKKADVTVDGINAAMKAAASESFGYNTDPIVSSDVIGMRFGSLFDATQTMVSKIADDLFEVQVVSWYDNENSYTSQMVRTIKYFAELG
- a CDS encoding IS1595 family transposase codes for the protein MSKRFPKPEITLDGIYSKFAAESFCKDFLLDIRFEKGFACPFCGGSEYRRIRSRHLLRCKLCKADISATNGTFMHRTHIPLRLWIITAFLVMSNKCSVSAVTLMRTLGVTYKTAWYILHRIRKAMKCREERYLLDGIVELDDTYLGAPTHGKKCGRGTEKVKMIVALSKNAAGNPEYVKMSDVPNLKGITVGRFARDNIRAGSKIESDNARSYKKPLAQKYFHIFETYDPTSGQLNWMHKVISNFKAMIMGTYHGNEKIHTALYAAEYCYKFNRRKLENSAYLRLLAALVQ
- a CDS encoding oxaloacetate decarboxylase subunit alpha; this encodes MAKLKITETVLRDAHQSLLATRMSMDDMKPILSTMDKIGFYSAECWGGATFDSCIRFLNEDPWERLRTLRKEMPNTKLQMLFRGQNMLGYRHYADDLVEYFVQKSIANGIDIIRIFDALNDIRNLQTAIKAANKEKGHAQVAISYTLGEVFTHQYYMDYAKRIQEAGADSICIKDMAALLTPYEAETLVRDIKSVVDIPVQLHTHYTSGLASMCILKAVEAGVDAVDTAMSPLALGTSHAPTESIVATFQGTEYDTGLDLVKLNEVRDYFMGLRKKYIDNGLLDPSMLATNTNALLYQVPGGMLSNLLSQLKQAGKADQLEDVLKEVPKVRKDSGFPPLVTPTSQIVGTQAVFNVIMGERYKTVTKEFKGLVKGEYGKTPVAIDPEFRKKILGSEEPIDCRPADLLQPEFETMKKECAEWTEQEEDILTYAMFPKVAPKFFKDRRDKKYGVDGAHSDAANKVHPV